In Elaeis guineensis isolate ETL-2024a chromosome 1, EG11, whole genome shotgun sequence, a genomic segment contains:
- the LOC105039251 gene encoding transcription factor MYB36, translating into MGRAPCCDKANVKKGPWSPDEDATLKAYIEEHGTGGNWIALPHKIGLNRCGKSCRLRWLNYLRPDIKHGGFSEEEDHIICSLYISIGSRWSIIAAQLPGRTDNDIKNYWHTKLKKKLLGRRRDRPHSCHLSSTDSKEPPNDMDHNKDLQSLSTSALERLQLHLQLQGLHHPFAFYNNPLLWPNLLPPGERTLQSQYSVVSNETVVKPPCSTMSPMEPVLLDSMNGDIIENFDGATLNGHSSIMSTTVFNSEQSNSKLNAVEAELHELLYGGKEDRRANELDCLKETDSEAESMNWWSNDLDDGKSQMSSLGSSYNLHDDLMVQQHVLPYEL; encoded by the exons ATGGGTAGGGCTCCCTGCTGTGACAAGGCTAATGTGAAGAAGGGTCCATGGTCTCCTGATGAAGATGCAACGCTCAAGGCTTACATTGAGGAGCATGGAACTGGTGGCAATTGGATTGCTCTTCCTCATAAGATTG GTCTAAACAGGTGCGGGAAAAGCTGCAGACTGAGATGGCTCAACTATCTAAGGCCTGACATCAAACATGGTGGTTTCTCAGAAGAAGAAGACCACATCATCTGCAGCCTCTACATAAGCATTGGGAGCAg GTGGTCTATAATAGCAGCCCAATTGCCAGGGAGAACAGATAATGACATCAAGAACTACTGGCATACCAAACTGAAGAAGAAGCTGCTCGGAAGGCGGAGAGATCGACCTCACTCCTGCCACCTCTCCTCCACCGATTCAAAAGAACCGCCCAATGACATGGATCACAACAAGGATTTGCAGTCCCTCAGCACGTCGGCCCTCGAAAGGTTGCAGCTCCACCTGCAACTCCAAGGCCTCCACCACCCGTTTGCCTTCTACAATAACCCTTTGCTATGGCCTAATCTCCTTCCTCCGGGGGAGAGGACCTTACAAAGCCAATACAGCGTTGTCTCCAATGAAACCGTGGTCAAGCCACCCTGTTCGACTATGTCTCCAATGGAACCCGTTCTGCTCGATTCCATGAATGGAGACATTATCGAAAATTTTGATGGTGCTACATTAAATGGTCATTCTTCGATTATGAGCACCACAGTTTTCAACAGTGAGCAGTCCAATTCAAAACTCAACGCGGTGGAGGCCGAGCTCCATGAGTTGCTTTATGGTGGGAAGGAGGACCGCCGGGCCAATGAGTTAGACTGTCTCAAGGAAACGGATAGTGAAGCAGAGAGTATGAATTGGTGGTCTAATGATCTTGATGATGGGAAATCACAAATGAGCTCTTTGGGCTCTTCTTACAATCTCCATGATGACTTGATGGTTCAACAACATGTATTGCCTTATGAGCTATAG